In the uncultured Methanobacterium sp. genome, one interval contains:
- a CDS encoding PfkB family carbohydrate kinase — MAKFLIIGPVTRDTILKSGSKCKGIGGPVYYQAGVLSALKSDVTALVTVGKEDINLLDYFSQDINLNPIWGKETTQFENFYPDENPNHRLQRACIPSNPIEISHLSSIDWDAFDAVLVSPLSPHDVPFETLKYISDQEIPVYLGVQGYLRHLEGQKVVLKPLKDYKKFLACVDFLFLDEVEAGVIIGDLSLSLDEISRNLSLLGPDEVIITRGDRGSIVYSSGHDDTYQIPAFPSKERVDPTGLGDSYLAAYAFRRQEVSDSHECGIFASLVSSLKLENKGAFQGNRKSIENKRLEFKYWI; from the coding sequence ATGGCTAAATTTTTGATTATAGGTCCTGTAACCCGTGACACCATTTTAAAAAGTGGGTCCAAATGTAAAGGTATTGGAGGGCCAGTTTACTATCAGGCTGGAGTTTTATCTGCACTTAAATCAGATGTAACTGCCCTGGTGACTGTGGGAAAGGAGGATATTAATTTATTGGATTATTTTTCTCAGGATATAAATCTAAATCCCATATGGGGTAAGGAAACCACTCAATTTGAGAATTTCTATCCTGATGAGAATCCTAACCACCGGTTGCAAAGAGCGTGTATACCCTCCAACCCAATTGAAATATCTCACCTTTCTTCAATTGATTGGGATGCATTTGATGCGGTACTGGTTTCACCTCTTTCACCACATGATGTACCCTTTGAGACCCTTAAATACATTTCAGACCAGGAAATACCAGTATATCTTGGAGTTCAAGGGTATCTCCGTCACTTGGAAGGTCAAAAAGTAGTTTTAAAACCATTAAAGGATTATAAAAAGTTTTTAGCATGTGTTGATTTCCTGTTCCTGGATGAAGTTGAAGCTGGTGTGATAATTGGGGACTTGTCCCTTTCTCTGGATGAAATTTCCAGGAATCTTTCTCTTCTTGGCCCGGATGAAGTGATTATCACTAGAGGAGATAGAGGATCCATAGTCTATTCCAGTGGGCATGATGACACCTACCAGATCCCTGCTTTTCCCTCCAAGGAAAGGGTGGATCCAACTGGTCTTGGTGATAGTTACCTGGCAGCATATGCATTCAGAAGGCAGGAGGTATCTGACTCTCATGAGTGCGGAATTTTTGCTTCACTGGTATCCTCTCTGAAATTAGAAAATAAAGGAGCATTTCAGGGTAATAGAAAATCAATTGAGAACAAGCGTTTGGAATTTAAATATTGGATCTAG